In Achromobacter spanius, the following proteins share a genomic window:
- the coaBC gene encoding bifunctional phosphopantothenoylcysteine decarboxylase/phosphopantothenate--cysteine ligase CoaBC, whose translation MLDLARKRIVLGLTGGIACYKIAELVRRMTEQGATVDVVMTEAATHFITPVTMQALSGRPVFVDAWDARVPNNMAHIDLTRGADAVLIAPASADFMAKLAHGMADDLLSTLCLARACPLLVAPAMNREMWANPATQRNVEQLRADGISVLGPSAGEQACGETGDGRMLESHELLSDLIAFFQPKLLAGRHVLLTAGPTSEPVDPVRVLSNRSSGKTGYALARAAREAGARVTLITGATFLPVPRGVTALSVMTARQMHDAVMASAADADIFIAVAAVADWRVKNVSTQKLKKTSEGGGAPLMEFEPNPDILAEVAKLENGPWCVGFAAETEKLAEHAEAKRQRKGIPLLVGNLAHKVMDADTTELVLFDEQGAHPLPAGDKLEAARRLIAEIAARFPT comes from the coding sequence ATGCTCGATCTCGCCCGCAAACGCATCGTCCTCGGTCTGACCGGGGGCATCGCCTGCTACAAAATCGCCGAGCTGGTGCGGCGCATGACCGAACAAGGCGCCACCGTCGACGTGGTAATGACCGAGGCGGCCACGCACTTCATCACGCCAGTAACGATGCAAGCCCTGTCCGGCCGGCCGGTATTCGTGGACGCCTGGGATGCGCGCGTGCCCAACAACATGGCGCACATCGACCTGACGCGCGGCGCAGACGCGGTGCTGATCGCGCCCGCCAGCGCCGACTTCATGGCCAAGCTGGCGCACGGCATGGCCGACGACCTGCTGTCCACGCTGTGCCTGGCGCGCGCCTGCCCCTTGCTGGTGGCGCCCGCCATGAACCGCGAGATGTGGGCCAACCCGGCTACCCAGCGCAATGTTGAACAACTGCGGGCCGACGGCATCAGCGTGCTGGGCCCGTCGGCGGGCGAGCAGGCTTGCGGTGAGACTGGCGACGGCCGCATGCTGGAATCGCATGAGCTGCTGAGCGACCTGATTGCGTTTTTCCAGCCCAAGCTGCTGGCGGGACGCCACGTGCTGCTGACCGCGGGCCCCACGTCCGAACCGGTCGACCCGGTGCGCGTGCTGAGCAACCGCTCGTCGGGCAAGACCGGCTACGCGCTGGCCCGTGCCGCGCGCGAAGCCGGTGCGCGCGTGACCTTGATCACCGGCGCCACCTTCCTGCCCGTGCCACGCGGCGTGACGGCGCTGTCGGTCATGACCGCGCGCCAGATGCATGACGCCGTGATGGCCAGCGCGGCCGATGCCGACATCTTCATTGCCGTGGCCGCCGTGGCCGACTGGCGCGTGAAGAACGTCAGCACGCAAAAACTGAAGAAGACAAGCGAAGGCGGCGGCGCGCCGCTGATGGAATTCGAACCGAATCCGGACATCCTGGCCGAAGTGGCCAAGCTGGAAAACGGCCCGTGGTGCGTCGGCTTCGCGGCCGAAACCGAAAAACTGGCCGAGCACGCCGAAGCCAAGCGCCAGCGCAAGGGCATCCCGCTGCTGGTGGGTAACCTGGCGCACAAGGTCATGGACGCGGACACCACCGAACTGGTCCTGTTCGACGAGCAAGGCGCGCATCCGCTGCCGGCGGGCGACAAGCTGGAAGCCGCGCGCCGCCTGATCGCGGAAATCGCAGCACGCTTTCCAACGTAG
- a CDS encoding DUF1177 domain-containing protein — translation MKQVIDTIELLSSAHITGEAVAKVLRDAGDCDVEVTRLERDGAATDFLSIVIPGLDAAAPQLGIVGRLGGIGARPAVTGLVSDSDGAVVAIAAALKLMAMARQGDVMPGTVRIRTHICPRAGTRPHHPVPMMRSPFPMREMMSHEVDPRMDAILSVDTTRGNRLVNKRGVALTPVAKQGYLLRIPETMLDVMGWVSGELPVTLPLTTQDITPYENGLWHVNSLMQPATATDAPVMGVALTAQTTVPGCATGVTNAVDADVAMRFCIEVAKLYGQRTLTFYNEAEWHTLQAHYGSMARLQTVPRRMGEARDNKDKNPATESA, via the coding sequence ATGAAGCAGGTGATCGACACCATCGAACTGCTGTCCTCGGCGCACATTACCGGCGAGGCCGTGGCCAAGGTGCTGCGCGACGCCGGCGATTGCGACGTGGAAGTCACCCGCCTGGAACGCGACGGCGCGGCTACCGATTTCCTGTCCATCGTCATTCCCGGCCTTGATGCCGCCGCGCCGCAGTTGGGCATCGTCGGCCGTCTGGGCGGCATCGGCGCGCGACCCGCCGTGACGGGCCTGGTGTCCGATAGCGATGGGGCCGTGGTGGCCATTGCCGCCGCGCTCAAGCTGATGGCGATGGCGCGCCAGGGCGACGTGATGCCGGGCACAGTACGCATTCGCACGCACATCTGCCCGCGGGCCGGCACGCGCCCGCATCATCCCGTGCCGATGATGCGTTCGCCTTTTCCCATGCGCGAAATGATGTCGCACGAAGTGGACCCGCGCATGGACGCGATCCTGTCCGTGGACACCACGCGCGGCAACCGCCTGGTGAACAAGCGCGGCGTGGCGCTGACGCCGGTGGCCAAGCAGGGTTACCTGCTGCGCATTCCGGAAACGATGCTGGATGTGATGGGCTGGGTCAGCGGTGAACTTCCCGTGACCCTGCCGCTGACCACGCAAGACATCACGCCCTACGAAAACGGCCTGTGGCATGTGAATTCGCTGATGCAGCCGGCCACCGCGACCGACGCGCCCGTGATGGGCGTGGCGCTCACCGCGCAGACCACGGTGCCCGGCTGCGCCACGGGCGTAACAAACGCCGTGGACGCCGATGTCGCGATGCGCTTCTGCATAGAAGTTGCCAAGCTGTACGGCCAGCGCACGCTGACGTTCTACAACGAAGCAGAGTGGCACACGCTGCAAGCCCACTACGGCTCAATGGCGCGCTTACAGACCGTGCCACGTAGGATGGGTGAAGCGCGCGATAACAAAGACAAGAACCCCGCCACCGAAAGCGCGTAA
- the pepE gene encoding dipeptidase PepE, which produces MNLLLLSNSSSDAGYLVHAMPDIRELINTLPPGAPAVFVPFAGVTRGWDDYTALVASALADTGLSIEGLHRAADPVAALENAAVIIVGGGNTFNLLGQLRRQGLLDVVKRRVRAGAAYLGWSAGSNLTCPTICTTNDMPITDPGGFDGLDLITFQINPHYTNAHPPGHRGETRAQRLAEFCTLNPAMPVLGLPEGSGLRVRGQQVSLIGPHDAPLFLGREEPRVFRPGPLEIPA; this is translated from the coding sequence ATGAACCTTTTGCTACTCAGCAATTCCAGCAGCGACGCCGGTTATCTGGTCCACGCCATGCCGGACATCCGCGAACTGATCAACACGCTGCCGCCCGGTGCGCCTGCCGTGTTCGTGCCGTTTGCCGGCGTCACGCGCGGCTGGGACGACTACACCGCGCTGGTGGCCTCGGCCCTGGCGGACACGGGCCTGTCCATTGAAGGCCTGCATCGTGCAGCAGACCCCGTGGCCGCGCTGGAAAATGCCGCCGTCATCATCGTGGGCGGTGGCAACACGTTCAACCTGTTGGGGCAATTGCGTCGCCAGGGCTTGCTGGACGTGGTCAAGCGCCGCGTTCGCGCGGGCGCGGCGTATCTGGGCTGGAGCGCTGGTTCCAACCTGACGTGCCCCACCATCTGCACCACCAACGACATGCCCATCACCGACCCGGGCGGTTTCGACGGCCTGGACTTGATCACGTTCCAGATCAACCCGCACTACACCAACGCGCATCCGCCCGGACACCGTGGCGAAACGCGCGCCCAGCGTCTGGCCGAGTTCTGCACGCTGAACCCGGCGATGCCGGTGCTTGGGCTGCCCGAAGGATCGGGCCTGCGCGTGCGCGGCCAGCAAGTCTCGCTGATCGGCCCGCACGACGCCCCGTTGTTCCTGGGCCGCGAAGAGCCGCGCGTCTTCCGTCCGGGTCCGCTGGAGATTCCGGCATGA
- a CDS encoding IclR family transcriptional regulator, whose product MSILDGVQRVLSLYADGAMELSFTDVAARLAMPKSTASRVLNQMQHYGLLDQDPATRRYRPGALLAQAVRAGMAATPLDEACRDVLARLSEDSGLTAYLSTLNQRETVVLQRLNGSHPVQVLSPPGSRRNASGTAMGRVLLSRLSDTEFQALYGADPTQPLPMEGRDCPATVGDLARLVEQTRADHCGVAIDQAMPGIGAVAAAVRDPATGELRGLCLSFVSFQADAERVARLREAVLTHVAGLGRQLNDPYWLT is encoded by the coding sequence ATGAGCATTCTAGACGGAGTCCAGCGCGTCCTGTCGCTCTACGCGGACGGCGCCATGGAACTGAGCTTCACCGATGTCGCGGCGCGCCTGGCCATGCCCAAAAGCACGGCATCGCGCGTGCTGAACCAGATGCAGCACTACGGCTTGCTGGACCAGGATCCGGCCACGCGCCGGTATCGCCCCGGCGCCTTGCTGGCCCAGGCGGTGCGCGCCGGCATGGCCGCCACGCCGCTGGACGAAGCCTGCCGCGACGTGCTGGCCCGGCTGTCCGAAGACAGCGGCCTGACCGCCTATCTATCCACCTTGAACCAGCGCGAAACCGTGGTGCTGCAGCGCTTGAACGGCTCGCATCCCGTGCAGGTGCTGTCGCCGCCCGGTTCGCGTCGCAATGCCTCGGGCACGGCGATGGGCCGTGTGCTGCTGTCGCGCTTGAGCGATACCGAATTCCAGGCGCTGTATGGCGCCGACCCCACGCAGCCCTTGCCCATGGAAGGCCGTGATTGCCCCGCCACCGTGGGCGACCTGGCGCGGCTGGTCGAGCAGACGCGCGCCGATCACTGCGGCGTCGCCATCGACCAGGCCATGCCCGGCATCGGCGCCGTGGCCGCCGCCGTGCGAGATCCCGCCACGGGTGAATTGCGCGGCCTGTGCCTGTCATTCGTGTCATTCCAGGCCGATGCCGAGCGCGTGGCGCGCCTGCGCGAAGCCGTGCTCACGCACGTGGCCGGGCTGGGGCGCCAATTGAACGATCCCTACTGGCTTACCTGA
- a CDS encoding metal-dependent hydrolase — protein sequence MDSVTQAVLGAGIQGALLGRFQGRRALMYGAVLGSLPDLDVLVRYPDPVSLMTYHRGFSHSVFVLTGLAMLLAWLIRKYWPQAPYSGRRLFLTIWLVLVTHPILDSFTIYGTQLFWPMTTIPESWSAIFIIDPVYTVPMLLAVFYAIAVGMTQRARRFLAGVLVFSTAYLGFGLASRIAAEDRVREAMREQGIAVTELRAVSMPFNTLVWRVIAKTPDGDYYEAVSSLFDRGPPEWLRQPLHLDLARALDDAPLHQRLQWFTDDWLRYDAIGDALVVSDLRMGMAGHYTFRFKMAERTPEGGWKPVTPSSWPSERGGWEELKLVLARILHAQPPLPLAQWSTLADR from the coding sequence ATGGATTCGGTAACACAAGCCGTGCTGGGCGCGGGCATACAAGGCGCGCTGCTGGGGCGCTTCCAGGGGCGCCGGGCGCTGATGTATGGGGCGGTGCTGGGCAGCCTGCCCGATCTGGACGTATTGGTGCGGTACCCCGATCCGGTATCGCTCATGACCTATCACCGGGGCTTCTCCCATTCCGTATTCGTGCTGACCGGCCTGGCCATGCTGCTTGCCTGGCTGATACGCAAATATTGGCCACAGGCACCCTATAGCGGGCGACGGCTATTTCTGACGATATGGCTGGTGCTGGTGACGCATCCGATACTGGATTCGTTCACCATCTACGGCACGCAGCTTTTCTGGCCGATGACCACCATTCCCGAAAGCTGGTCGGCCATTTTCATTATTGATCCGGTCTACACGGTGCCGATGTTGCTGGCGGTGTTCTACGCCATTGCTGTCGGGATGACGCAGCGCGCGCGCCGCTTCCTGGCGGGCGTGCTGGTCTTCAGCACCGCGTACCTGGGCTTTGGCCTGGCCAGCCGCATTGCCGCCGAGGACCGGGTGCGCGAGGCCATGCGTGAACAGGGCATCGCCGTGACCGAGCTGCGGGCCGTGTCGATGCCGTTCAATACCCTGGTATGGCGCGTGATTGCCAAGACGCCGGACGGTGACTACTACGAAGCCGTCAGCAGCCTGTTTGATCGCGGGCCGCCGGAATGGCTGCGCCAGCCGCTGCACCTGGACTTGGCGCGTGCACTGGACGACGCGCCGCTGCACCAGCGCCTGCAATGGTTCACGGACGATTGGCTGCGCTACGACGCCATCGGCGACGCCTTGGTGGTGAGCGATTTGCGCATGGGCATGGCGGGGCATTACACCTTCCGCTTCAAGATGGCGGAGCGCACGCCGGAGGGCGGCTGGAAGCCGGTGACGCCGTCCAGTTGGCCAAGCGAGCGGGGCGGTTGGGAAGAGTTGAAGCTGGTGCTGGCGCGCATCCTGCATGCCCAGCCGCCGTTGCCGCTGGCGCAGTGGTCCACGCTGGCCGACCGGTAG
- a CDS encoding DedA family protein, whose product MDQYIDKIGLFIEANQVWAGPITFLLTMGESMVLLGLFIPATALMLLTGGLIGAGTLDPWGVVAWGIAGAIVGDAVSYWLGRWAGPGVLRRWPLKQQRTGVARARLFFYRYGFASVLIGRFLGPIRSTIPTVAGVMGMAHHRFQLANVMSALLWMPLMLAPGYITARSLGTAENAQQIAMMIGAGLSVLLGCGLLLAMVRKRRQPARQRAGQGRGN is encoded by the coding sequence ATGGATCAATATATCGACAAGATCGGCCTGTTCATCGAGGCCAACCAGGTGTGGGCAGGCCCCATCACGTTCCTGCTTACCATGGGGGAATCGATGGTGCTGTTGGGCCTGTTCATTCCCGCGACGGCGCTGATGCTGCTGACGGGCGGCCTGATCGGCGCGGGCACGCTGGACCCCTGGGGCGTGGTCGCCTGGGGTATTGCCGGCGCCATTGTGGGTGACGCGGTGTCGTATTGGCTGGGCCGCTGGGCCGGCCCGGGCGTTTTGCGCCGCTGGCCGCTCAAGCAGCAACGCACCGGCGTGGCGCGCGCGCGGCTGTTCTTTTACCGCTATGGATTCGCCTCGGTCCTGATCGGCCGCTTTCTGGGCCCCATCCGCTCAACCATTCCCACCGTCGCCGGCGTGATGGGCATGGCGCACCACCGCTTCCAACTGGCCAATGTCATGTCGGCGCTGCTGTGGATGCCCTTGATGCTGGCGCCGGGCTACATCACGGCGCGCAGCCTGGGCACGGCGGAAAACGCACAGCAAATCGCCATGATGATCGGCGCGGGCCTGTCAGTGCTGCTAGGATGCGGGCTTCTGCTGGCCATGGTGCGCAAGCGCCGTCAACCGGCTCGGCAACGGGCGGGACAAGGCCGCGGCAACTGA
- a CDS encoding dUTPase translates to MNQAQAATMLKLQDHLNSMINPDWVNGGSRFLRAAFVESAEALEHYGWKWWKKQTIDLPQVQMELVDILHFYLSHTIVQAHGQQADAARALMADLATPASVTLDGKTYSLGALPVPELLELIGGLAVCGRASYKVLEQTMTACEMSWNDAYTQYVSKNVLNIFRQQHGYKEGTYIKIWNGEEDNVVLARLLTQLDPTSADFADAMARELEQAYARL, encoded by the coding sequence TTGAACCAAGCCCAAGCGGCCACGATGCTGAAGCTGCAGGACCACTTGAACAGCATGATCAATCCCGACTGGGTCAATGGCGGATCGCGTTTCCTGCGCGCCGCTTTTGTTGAGTCCGCCGAAGCGCTCGAGCACTACGGCTGGAAATGGTGGAAGAAGCAAACCATCGACCTGCCCCAGGTGCAGATGGAACTGGTGGACATCCTGCACTTCTACCTGTCGCACACCATCGTCCAAGCCCACGGCCAGCAAGCCGATGCCGCGCGCGCGCTGATGGCCGACCTGGCCACGCCCGCCTCGGTCACGCTGGACGGCAAGACCTATTCGCTGGGCGCCCTGCCCGTGCCAGAACTGCTGGAACTGATCGGCGGCCTGGCCGTCTGCGGCCGCGCCAGCTACAAGGTGCTGGAACAGACCATGACGGCGTGCGAAATGAGCTGGAACGACGCCTACACGCAATACGTGTCGAAGAACGTGTTGAACATCTTCCGCCAGCAGCACGGCTACAAGGAAGGCACCTACATCAAGATCTGGAACGGCGAAGAAGACAACGTCGTGCTGGCTCGCCTGCTGACGCAACTGGATCCCACCAGCGCGGATTTCGCCGACGCGATGGCGCGCGAACTGGAACAGGCCTACGCGCGCCTGTAA
- a CDS encoding NADH:flavin oxidoreductase/NADH oxidase, with amino-acid sequence MSHLFSPTSVGNVPLANRIVIAPMCEYSAENGCATDWHMIHLGHLALSGAALLFTEATSVEPDGRISPGDLGLWSDETEAALGRVVAAVRRYSPIKLGIQLGHAGRKASSDAPWNGGQLVPPSEGGWQGWAPSPIAHKASEPPPLALDEAGLARVRDAFVDSARRAIRLGFDAIELHAAHGYLLHQFLSPVANLRTDAYGGSLENRMRFPLEVFQALREATPSSVALGVRVSATDWVEGGWDLEQTLVFAQQLKERGCEFIDVSSGGVSSQQKIPVGPNYQVPFAAEIKRQVGMPTITVGLITEAQQAEDILAEGQADMVALARGMLYDPRWPWHAAAQLGGQVSAPHQYWRSQPRELKELFGETRFGQR; translated from the coding sequence ATGAGTCACCTGTTCAGTCCCACGTCGGTCGGTAACGTCCCACTGGCCAATCGCATCGTCATCGCACCCATGTGCGAATACTCGGCCGAAAACGGCTGTGCCACCGATTGGCACATGATCCATCTGGGCCATCTGGCCTTGTCTGGTGCGGCGCTGCTCTTCACGGAAGCCACCTCGGTGGAGCCCGATGGCCGCATATCGCCGGGAGACCTGGGGCTGTGGTCGGACGAGACCGAGGCGGCGTTGGGCCGCGTGGTGGCCGCGGTACGCCGCTATTCGCCTATCAAGCTGGGCATCCAGTTGGGCCATGCCGGCCGCAAGGCGTCCAGCGACGCACCCTGGAACGGTGGCCAACTGGTGCCGCCGTCCGAAGGCGGCTGGCAGGGTTGGGCGCCGTCGCCCATTGCGCACAAAGCATCCGAACCGCCGCCGCTGGCGCTGGATGAAGCCGGCCTGGCGCGTGTGCGCGATGCCTTCGTGGACAGCGCGCGCCGCGCCATCCGCCTGGGCTTTGACGCCATCGAGCTGCACGCCGCGCACGGCTACCTGCTGCACCAGTTCTTGTCGCCCGTGGCGAACCTGCGCACGGATGCCTATGGCGGCTCGCTTGAAAATCGCATGCGCTTTCCGCTTGAAGTGTTCCAGGCGCTGCGTGAAGCCACGCCGTCTTCGGTTGCACTGGGTGTGCGCGTGTCGGCCACGGATTGGGTGGAGGGCGGCTGGGATCTTGAGCAGACGCTGGTCTTTGCGCAGCAGTTGAAGGAGCGCGGCTGCGAGTTCATTGACGTGTCCAGCGGCGGTGTTTCGTCGCAGCAGAAAATTCCGGTGGGGCCGAACTACCAGGTGCCCTTTGCGGCCGAGATCAAGCGCCAGGTCGGTATGCCGACGATTACGGTAGGCTTGATCACCGAGGCGCAACAGGCCGAGGACATCCTGGCCGAGGGCCAGGCGGATATGGTCGCGCTGGCGCGCGGCATGCTGTATGACCCGCGCTGGCCCTGGCACGCGGCGGCGCAATTGGGCGGGCAAGTGTCGGCGCCGCACCAGTACTGGCGTTCGCAACCGCGCGAACTGAAGGAATTGTTTGGCGAGACACGCTTCGGCCAGCGCTGA
- the ehuA gene encoding ectoine/hydroxyectoine ABC transporter ATP-binding protein EhuA: MSASLTIKNLHKRYGDLEVLRGINLEIPAGQTVAVIGPSGSGKSTLLRVLMTLDQPTSGDIEIDGQTMWTDEQGRPVGVNSEYLRRVRGKIGMVFQHFNLFPHMTALGNAMEAPIHVLGMSKDQARERAVEYLDMVGLGDKLDVYPAQLSGGQKQRVGIARALAMCPEIMLFDEVTSALDPELVGGILEILRKLSARRSMTMIIVTHQMKFAERSSDRTLFFDQGNIVEDAESSVLFSQPKEARTRQFLDSVIEGQ; this comes from the coding sequence ATGAGCGCCAGCTTGACCATCAAGAATCTGCACAAGCGTTACGGAGATCTGGAGGTGCTGCGCGGCATCAATCTGGAAATCCCGGCGGGCCAGACGGTGGCCGTGATCGGGCCATCCGGGTCGGGCAAGTCCACCTTGCTGCGTGTACTGATGACGCTGGACCAGCCCACCAGCGGTGATATCGAGATCGATGGCCAAACGATGTGGACGGACGAACAGGGCCGGCCCGTGGGCGTCAATTCCGAATACCTGCGCCGCGTGCGCGGCAAGATCGGCATGGTGTTCCAGCACTTCAACCTGTTCCCGCACATGACCGCGCTGGGTAACGCCATGGAAGCGCCGATACACGTGCTGGGCATGTCCAAGGACCAGGCGCGCGAACGCGCCGTGGAATACCTGGACATGGTGGGGCTGGGCGACAAGCTCGATGTATACCCGGCGCAGTTGTCCGGCGGCCAGAAGCAGCGCGTGGGCATCGCGCGCGCGCTGGCCATGTGCCCGGAAATCATGTTGTTCGACGAAGTGACGTCGGCGCTTGATCCCGAGTTGGTCGGCGGCATTCTGGAAATCTTGCGCAAGCTGTCGGCCCGCCGCAGCATGACGATGATCATCGTGACCCACCAGATGAAATTCGCAGAACGCAGCTCCGACCGCACGCTGTTCTTCGATCAGGGCAATATCGTCGAGGACGCGGAATCTTCCGTGCTGTTCAGCCAGCCGAAAGAAGCGCGTACGCGGCAGTTCCTGGATTCGGTGATCGAAGGCCAATAG
- the ehuD gene encoding ectoine/hydroxyectoine ABC transporter permease subunit EhuD, whose product MTPIFDWSFALEILPTLGSALVITIQATLLGMLVAITLGLVLAMLRRSRLHIVSLPTAFVIEFIRSTPLLVQMYFLFYVLPLTGVQMSPLATGIVALGVHYATYCAEVYRAGIEAVPRGQWEAATALNMSRWRTAVGVVLPQAIPPVVPALGNYLVAMFKDTPLLSAITVVELLQQSKMIGSATFRYTEPLTLVGVLFLALSLVAAWGVRGLEARLQRYGGKR is encoded by the coding sequence ATGACACCGATATTTGATTGGTCTTTCGCGCTGGAGATCCTGCCGACGCTGGGTTCGGCGCTGGTCATCACGATTCAGGCGACGCTGTTGGGCATGCTGGTGGCGATTACGCTGGGTCTGGTCCTGGCCATGCTGCGGCGCTCGCGCTTGCACATTGTGTCGCTGCCCACGGCGTTCGTGATCGAGTTCATCCGCAGCACGCCGCTTCTGGTGCAGATGTACTTCCTGTTCTATGTGCTGCCGCTGACCGGCGTGCAGATGTCGCCGTTGGCGACCGGCATCGTCGCGCTGGGCGTGCATTACGCCACGTACTGCGCCGAGGTCTATCGCGCCGGCATTGAAGCAGTGCCGCGCGGGCAGTGGGAAGCCGCCACGGCGTTGAACATGTCGCGCTGGCGCACGGCGGTGGGTGTGGTGCTGCCGCAGGCGATTCCGCCGGTGGTGCCCGCGCTGGGCAACTATCTGGTTGCGATGTTCAAGGACACGCCGCTGCTGTCGGCCATCACGGTGGTTGAACTGCTGCAGCAAAGCAAGATGATCGGATCCGCGACGTTCCGGTACACCGAACCCCTGACGCTCGTGGGCGTGCTGTTCCTGGCCTTGAGCCTGGTGGCGGCGTGGGGTGTGCGCGGCCTGGAGGCCCGCCTGCAACGATATGGAGGAAAGCGATGA
- the ehuC gene encoding ectoine/hydroxyectoine ABC transporter permease subunit EhuC, whose translation MQLLSEHIAALVPPLLEGLGVTLQIMAGAVVLAVPLALASGIGRLSTLRPVRWLSSVYVEVFRGTSALVQLFWFYFVLPLFGVQLPAMLVGIVVLALNAGAYGAEVVRGAIRAVPPGQREAGIALNLTRAQIMRRIVVPQAIPAMLPPAGNLLIELMKNTALVSLITITDLTFRGQLLRSETLRTTEIFTLMLLMYFAVALVITAGVRMLERRVRVR comes from the coding sequence ATGCAACTTCTCTCGGAACATATCGCGGCGCTGGTGCCGCCCCTGCTTGAGGGTCTGGGGGTCACGCTCCAGATCATGGCGGGCGCCGTCGTGCTGGCGGTGCCCCTGGCGCTGGCCTCGGGCATCGGCCGCCTGTCAACGTTGCGGCCCGTGCGCTGGCTGTCATCGGTCTACGTCGAGGTTTTTCGGGGCACATCGGCCCTGGTGCAATTGTTTTGGTTCTATTTCGTGCTGCCGCTGTTCGGCGTCCAGTTGCCGGCCATGCTGGTGGGCATCGTGGTGCTGGCCTTGAATGCCGGGGCCTACGGCGCCGAGGTGGTGCGTGGCGCCATCCGGGCCGTGCCGCCGGGCCAGCGCGAAGCGGGCATCGCCTTGAATCTGACGCGCGCGCAGATCATGCGGCGCATCGTGGTGCCGCAGGCGATCCCGGCCATGCTGCCGCCCGCCGGCAACCTGCTGATCGAACTGATGAAGAACACGGCGTTGGTGTCGCTGATCACCATCACCGACCTGACCTTCCGTGGCCAACTGCTGCGCAGCGAAACCCTGCGTACCACCGAGATTTTCACCTTGATGCTGTTGATGTACTTCGCGGTGGCCCTGGTGATCACGGCCGGCGTGCGCATGCTTGAGCGGAGGGTCCGCGTCCGATGA
- the ehuB gene encoding ectoine/hydroxyectoine ABC transporter substrate-binding protein EhuB encodes MTLLQSKRLLLALGLGVLAACSDSGGDKPTAADGAPASATNTLEAAKAAGKIRIGYANEAPFAYMDSKEAKVTGESVEIARVVLKRMGINEVEGVLTEFGSLIPGLAAKRFDIIAAGMYVTPERCKQVAFSDPTYGVGEAFLVKKGNPKNLHSYEDVVKNPDAKLGVVVGAIEGEYAEKVKIPSGQIVVFPDAVSALSGVQAGRADAYAATGLTVNDLMGKTQAGSDLEKADPFTDPVIDGKGVRGYGAYAFRTDDKEFATAFNAELKKFIGTDEHKKLVAPFGFTEDELPQGVTAAKLCAGQ; translated from the coding sequence ATGACCTTGCTTCAATCCAAACGCTTGCTGCTGGCCTTGGGCCTGGGCGTGTTGGCCGCGTGTTCCGACTCGGGGGGCGACAAGCCCACTGCGGCTGACGGGGCGCCCGCCAGCGCTACCAACACGCTGGAAGCCGCCAAGGCCGCAGGCAAAATCCGCATCGGTTACGCCAACGAGGCGCCGTTTGCGTACATGGACAGCAAGGAAGCCAAGGTCACGGGTGAATCCGTGGAAATTGCGCGCGTGGTGCTCAAGCGCATGGGCATCAACGAGGTGGAAGGGGTGCTGACCGAGTTCGGTTCATTGATTCCCGGTCTGGCCGCCAAGCGTTTCGACATCATCGCCGCCGGCATGTACGTGACGCCCGAGCGCTGCAAGCAGGTGGCGTTTTCGGACCCGACTTATGGGGTGGGAGAGGCCTTCCTGGTGAAAAAGGGCAATCCCAAGAACCTGCACAGCTATGAAGACGTGGTGAAAAATCCGGATGCCAAGCTGGGCGTGGTGGTGGGCGCCATCGAGGGCGAATACGCCGAAAAAGTGAAGATTCCGTCGGGCCAGATCGTGGTGTTTCCGGACGCTGTCAGCGCCTTGTCGGGCGTGCAGGCGGGCCGCGCCGATGCCTACGCCGCCACGGGCTTGACGGTCAACGACCTGATGGGCAAGACGCAGGCGGGCAGCGACCTGGAAAAGGCGGACCCGTTCACCGACCCGGTGATCGACGGCAAGGGCGTACGCGGCTACGGCGCCTATGCGTTCCGCACCGACGACAAGGAATTTGCCACGGCTTTCAACGCCGAACTGAAAAAATTCATCGGCACGGACGAGCACAAGAAACTGGTGGCGCCTTTTGGCTTTACCGAAGATGAACTGCCACAGGGCGTGACGGCCGCCAAGCTCTGCGCCGGCCAGTAA